The Lentisphaerota bacterium genome has a window encoding:
- the ftsA gene encoding cell division protein FtsA — MAVMATQPLVAVELGTTRTVVAVGEYQNNGLALTAIGTYPTTGVRKGQVVAVEQAETGLVAALRQAEQNGKLTIAQVLIGVSGGHIQTVGNVGNIPIQGRDHVVTQDDVNEVTELAGSLHLDDSRKLLHTFSQTYSVDDMEGIFDPVGMTGGQLALNVLMVHGARARFDNAMAVLRNASVGVQDTVFGVCAASLAVLSPEQKKNGVLLIDLGGGTTDYAVFANDVIAAAGSIGVGGDHITNDIALAFNITSVQAEELKRKEGSAVIDADASGRRLTLPQSPGFPARSFGVRALQTVINARVDETLRVVRARLDEEGLLPLLGAGVVLTGGGTQLRSICQLTQHLFGLPCQAGVLRNIACAATIEPAPDLATVAGLLLYGYEHGCDGERIRPMRTRVKKMIEDIFKR, encoded by the coding sequence ATGGCGGTTATGGCGACCCAACCTCTAGTGGCGGTTGAACTGGGGACGACGCGGACCGTGGTGGCGGTCGGCGAGTATCAGAACAACGGCCTGGCCTTGACGGCTATTGGCACGTATCCGACGACCGGGGTTCGCAAGGGCCAGGTGGTCGCGGTGGAGCAGGCCGAAACCGGCTTGGTGGCGGCGTTGCGTCAGGCCGAGCAAAACGGCAAACTCACGATCGCACAGGTGTTGATCGGCGTTTCGGGCGGCCATATCCAGACCGTGGGCAACGTGGGTAACATACCGATCCAGGGCCGCGATCATGTGGTGACCCAGGACGATGTCAACGAGGTGACCGAACTGGCCGGAAGTCTCCATCTCGACGACTCGCGGAAGCTCCTTCACACTTTTTCACAGACCTACTCGGTTGACGATATGGAGGGCATCTTCGATCCGGTGGGGATGACGGGCGGTCAGCTCGCGCTGAACGTGTTGATGGTGCATGGCGCGCGCGCCCGTTTCGACAATGCCATGGCGGTGCTGCGCAACGCATCGGTGGGAGTGCAGGACACGGTGTTCGGAGTCTGCGCGGCGTCTTTGGCCGTGCTGTCTCCCGAGCAGAAGAAGAACGGCGTGCTGCTGATCGATCTGGGCGGCGGAACAACGGACTACGCGGTGTTTGCCAACGACGTGATAGCCGCAGCCGGCTCGATCGGCGTCGGCGGGGATCACATCACCAACGACATTGCCCTAGCTTTCAACATCACGTCGGTCCAGGCCGAGGAGCTCAAACGCAAGGAGGGGAGCGCGGTGATCGACGCCGATGCCTCGGGGCGGCGGCTGACGCTGCCGCAGAGCCCCGGATTCCCCGCCCGCTCGTTCGGCGTGCGCGCGCTGCAGACGGTGATCAACGCTCGCGTCGACGAGACCCTCCGCGTGGTGCGGGCCCGTCTGGATGAAGAGGGGCTGCTTCCGCTTCTGGGCGCCGGCGTCGTGCTCACCGGCGGCGGCACGCAGTTGCGCAGCATTTGCCAACTGACGCAGCATTTGTTTGGATTGCCGTGCCAGGCCGGTGTCCTGCGCAATATCGCCTGCGCGGCGACGATTGAGCCCGCGCCCGACTTGGCCACGGTGGCGGGGCTTCTGCTGTACGGCTATGAGCATGGGTGCGATGGTGAGCGGATACGCCCGATGCGCACACGCGTCAAAAAAATGATTGAGGACATATTCAAGCGATGA